A window from Dermacentor albipictus isolate Rhodes 1998 colony chromosome 10, USDA_Dalb.pri_finalv2, whole genome shotgun sequence encodes these proteins:
- the LOC135917631 gene encoding uncharacterized protein isoform X2, with protein MATYTCDLCRTLSSTTTAPHLRHLPAAQQLMRFEAARGNNGVGEVAASTEGSATTEGSGDIAYVGENLPAPKPPFAYLCSVCQELVSSEKQESIGVIDEAVVQRREADDSAVAPPPPLWSSLSAAPSAAMPSQDMRTLPGGERIPRDADCADNVADSEATEVDGSQSDWQSMSAHRGFQQTQLKSGYGNLASPIPGVADDARAAAASELPSLVEQAFCYQENEADKDLMETPQCQLLNRDDQDDRSRRRSQPGRHKSQELSFENAGNAFAEGPVCHEEKMDYQETKEGHLVSPKRDAGDYFGDPAPRMSRLTTLLAAQCACKLLGKRTQQELLDEESPCPIAPKAAITTKSSGQHQLCEASEQPAFSDAGRCWRPSTEQAQNDVLHDDSDDTLGPLMSKLADLTIDAQCTKRWHVFPKYEELRADGTNVLEPVARKLEDMKMSP; from the exons ATGGCCACCTACACGTGCGACCTGTGCCGAACCCTCAGTTCCACTACGACTGCACCACACCTGCGCCACCTTCCCGCTGCACAGCAACTCATGCGGTTCGAAGCGGCGCGTGGCAACAACGGGGTGGGCGAAGTTGCCGCGTCCACCGAGGGGTCGGCCACAACTGAAGGCAGTGGAGACATAGCCTACGTCGGCGAGAACCTCCCAGCACCGAAGCCTCCGTTTGCCTACCTTTGTAGCGTATGCCAAGAGCTGGTCAGCTCAGAAAAACAAGAGAGTATTGGCGTAATA GATGAAGCTGTCGTGCAAAGAAGAGAAGCAGATGACTCAGCagtagcgccgccgccgccactctGGTCTTCATTATCGGCTGCCCCGTCTGCAGCAATGCCGAGTCAGGACATGAGGACGCTGCCAGGTGGCGAACGGATCCCTCGCGATGCGGATTGCGCTGACAACGTTGCCGATAGCGAGGCGACGGAAGTGGACGGATCGCAATCCGACTGGCAGTCCATGAGCGCGCATCGGGGTTTCCAGCAGACGCAGCTGAAGTCTGGATACGGAAACTTGGCATCGCCGATTCCAGGAGTAGCGGATGACGCGAGAGCTGCGGCCGCCAGTGAGCTG CCGAGTCTGGTGGAGCAAGCCTTCTGCTACCAAGAaaacgaagcggacaaggacttGATGGAGACCCCGCAGTGTCAGCTTCTGAATCGAGACGACCAGGATGACCGCTCACGACGGCGGAGTCAACCTGGACGGCATAAGTCTCAAGAACTGTCCTTTGAGAACGCAGGCAACGCCTTTGCAGAAGGACCAGTCTGCCATGAGGAAAAGATGGACTACCAGGAGACAAAGGAGGGGCATCTGGTCAGTCCAAAGAGGGACGCAGGCGATTACTTCGGAGACCCGGCGCCAAGGATGTCAAGACTGACAACACTGCTGGCGGCGCAATGTGCTTGCAAACTTCTG GGAAAGAGAACTCAACAAGAGCTGCTCGATGAAGAAAGCCCCTGCCCCATTGCTCCCAAAGCGGCGATCACCACAAAATCATCGGGACAGCATCAGCTCTGCGAGGCTTCCGAGCAACCAGCATTTTCTGACGCCGGCCGCTGCTGGAGACCATCCACAGAACAGGCACAGAACGACGTCCTCCACGACGACTCGGACGACACCTTGGGACCCTTGATGTCGAAGCTCGCAGACTTGACGATCGATGCACAGTGCACGAAACGGTGGCACGTCTTCCCTAAGTATGAAGAGCTACGCGCAGACGGCACTAACGTCTTGGAGCCGGTGGCGCGCAAACTGGAAGACATGAAAATGAGCCCATAG
- the LOC135917631 gene encoding uncharacterized protein isoform X1 produces the protein MATYTCDLCRTLSSTTTAPHLRHLPAAQQLMRFEAARGNNGVGEVAASTEGSATTEGSGDIAYVGENLPAPKPPFAYLCSVCQELVSSEKQESIGVITFAQDEAVVQRREADDSAVAPPPPLWSSLSAAPSAAMPSQDMRTLPGGERIPRDADCADNVADSEATEVDGSQSDWQSMSAHRGFQQTQLKSGYGNLASPIPGVADDARAAAASELPSLVEQAFCYQENEADKDLMETPQCQLLNRDDQDDRSRRRSQPGRHKSQELSFENAGNAFAEGPVCHEEKMDYQETKEGHLVSPKRDAGDYFGDPAPRMSRLTTLLAAQCACKLLGKRTQQELLDEESPCPIAPKAAITTKSSGQHQLCEASEQPAFSDAGRCWRPSTEQAQNDVLHDDSDDTLGPLMSKLADLTIDAQCTKRWHVFPKYEELRADGTNVLEPVARKLEDMKMSP, from the exons ATGGCCACCTACACGTGCGACCTGTGCCGAACCCTCAGTTCCACTACGACTGCACCACACCTGCGCCACCTTCCCGCTGCACAGCAACTCATGCGGTTCGAAGCGGCGCGTGGCAACAACGGGGTGGGCGAAGTTGCCGCGTCCACCGAGGGGTCGGCCACAACTGAAGGCAGTGGAGACATAGCCTACGTCGGCGAGAACCTCCCAGCACCGAAGCCTCCGTTTGCCTACCTTTGTAGCGTATGCCAAGAGCTGGTCAGCTCAGAAAAACAAGAGAGTATTGGCGTAATA ACTTTCGCACAGGATGAAGCTGTCGTGCAAAGAAGAGAAGCAGATGACTCAGCagtagcgccgccgccgccactctGGTCTTCATTATCGGCTGCCCCGTCTGCAGCAATGCCGAGTCAGGACATGAGGACGCTGCCAGGTGGCGAACGGATCCCTCGCGATGCGGATTGCGCTGACAACGTTGCCGATAGCGAGGCGACGGAAGTGGACGGATCGCAATCCGACTGGCAGTCCATGAGCGCGCATCGGGGTTTCCAGCAGACGCAGCTGAAGTCTGGATACGGAAACTTGGCATCGCCGATTCCAGGAGTAGCGGATGACGCGAGAGCTGCGGCCGCCAGTGAGCTG CCGAGTCTGGTGGAGCAAGCCTTCTGCTACCAAGAaaacgaagcggacaaggacttGATGGAGACCCCGCAGTGTCAGCTTCTGAATCGAGACGACCAGGATGACCGCTCACGACGGCGGAGTCAACCTGGACGGCATAAGTCTCAAGAACTGTCCTTTGAGAACGCAGGCAACGCCTTTGCAGAAGGACCAGTCTGCCATGAGGAAAAGATGGACTACCAGGAGACAAAGGAGGGGCATCTGGTCAGTCCAAAGAGGGACGCAGGCGATTACTTCGGAGACCCGGCGCCAAGGATGTCAAGACTGACAACACTGCTGGCGGCGCAATGTGCTTGCAAACTTCTG GGAAAGAGAACTCAACAAGAGCTGCTCGATGAAGAAAGCCCCTGCCCCATTGCTCCCAAAGCGGCGATCACCACAAAATCATCGGGACAGCATCAGCTCTGCGAGGCTTCCGAGCAACCAGCATTTTCTGACGCCGGCCGCTGCTGGAGACCATCCACAGAACAGGCACAGAACGACGTCCTCCACGACGACTCGGACGACACCTTGGGACCCTTGATGTCGAAGCTCGCAGACTTGACGATCGATGCACAGTGCACGAAACGGTGGCACGTCTTCCCTAAGTATGAAGAGCTACGCGCAGACGGCACTAACGTCTTGGAGCCGGTGGCGCGCAAACTGGAAGACATGAAAATGAGCCCATAG
- the LOC135917631 gene encoding uncharacterized protein isoform X3 has translation MATYTCDLCRTLSSTTTAPHLRHLPAAQQLMRFEAARGNNGVGEVAASTEGSATTEGSGDIAYVGENLPAPKPPFAYLCSVCQELVSSEKQESIGVIPSLVEQAFCYQENEADKDLMETPQCQLLNRDDQDDRSRRRSQPGRHKSQELSFENAGNAFAEGPVCHEEKMDYQETKEGHLVSPKRDAGDYFGDPAPRMSRLTTLLAAQCACKLLGKRTQQELLDEESPCPIAPKAAITTKSSGQHQLCEASEQPAFSDAGRCWRPSTEQAQNDVLHDDSDDTLGPLMSKLADLTIDAQCTKRWHVFPKYEELRADGTNVLEPVARKLEDMKMSP, from the exons ATGGCCACCTACACGTGCGACCTGTGCCGAACCCTCAGTTCCACTACGACTGCACCACACCTGCGCCACCTTCCCGCTGCACAGCAACTCATGCGGTTCGAAGCGGCGCGTGGCAACAACGGGGTGGGCGAAGTTGCCGCGTCCACCGAGGGGTCGGCCACAACTGAAGGCAGTGGAGACATAGCCTACGTCGGCGAGAACCTCCCAGCACCGAAGCCTCCGTTTGCCTACCTTTGTAGCGTATGCCAAGAGCTGGTCAGCTCAGAAAAACAAGAGAGTATTGGCGTAATA CCGAGTCTGGTGGAGCAAGCCTTCTGCTACCAAGAaaacgaagcggacaaggacttGATGGAGACCCCGCAGTGTCAGCTTCTGAATCGAGACGACCAGGATGACCGCTCACGACGGCGGAGTCAACCTGGACGGCATAAGTCTCAAGAACTGTCCTTTGAGAACGCAGGCAACGCCTTTGCAGAAGGACCAGTCTGCCATGAGGAAAAGATGGACTACCAGGAGACAAAGGAGGGGCATCTGGTCAGTCCAAAGAGGGACGCAGGCGATTACTTCGGAGACCCGGCGCCAAGGATGTCAAGACTGACAACACTGCTGGCGGCGCAATGTGCTTGCAAACTTCTG GGAAAGAGAACTCAACAAGAGCTGCTCGATGAAGAAAGCCCCTGCCCCATTGCTCCCAAAGCGGCGATCACCACAAAATCATCGGGACAGCATCAGCTCTGCGAGGCTTCCGAGCAACCAGCATTTTCTGACGCCGGCCGCTGCTGGAGACCATCCACAGAACAGGCACAGAACGACGTCCTCCACGACGACTCGGACGACACCTTGGGACCCTTGATGTCGAAGCTCGCAGACTTGACGATCGATGCACAGTGCACGAAACGGTGGCACGTCTTCCCTAAGTATGAAGAGCTACGCGCAGACGGCACTAACGTCTTGGAGCCGGTGGCGCGCAAACTGGAAGACATGAAAATGAGCCCATAG